The DNA sequence TCAGGTCGAGGCCGTCCCAGTTGTTGACGTCGATGAGATAATCGCCGAACTCGTAGTGTCCCTCGGGCAGACTCTCGTAATCGCCGAATGCCTGACCCACGATTTCGCCCGCCAAGTTGCTCAAAATCCTACGCACGAGGCTCTCTTCAAAGCTGTCGATGGGGTCCCTGCGATAGGAGGATGAACCCTCCGTGTGCTTATTCTGGGCCTCGGCGGCGCCGAGCAGGAAACCGCCATTTGAGGACGGACCACCGAAGGACGGGTTGATCGGTGTGTAGACAAGTTCCGTCGAGTGAACCGGGGCGGCCACCGTAAACAGGAGCGCGGCTAGGCCCAGCAGGCATAC is a window from the Desulfuromonas sp. genome containing:
- a CDS encoding curli production assembly/transport component CsgF, which produces MKRRIVCLLGLAALLFTVAAPVHSTELVYTPINPSFGGPSSNGGFLLGAAEAQNKHTEGSSSYRRDPIDSFEESLVRRILSNLAGEIVGQAFGDYESLPEGHYEFGDYLIDVNNWDGLDLTVTITDVGTGNETTIEVPQLY